From one Gemmatimonadota bacterium genomic stretch:
- a CDS encoding PD-(D/E)XK nuclease family protein: MKPPSDPENAAMRRGKLVHALIEAGIKAGALPLAQYPKAREEAMMAEHGFEWQKNRASGARLAEHVIGLDPFTGDARPYEHKDHVPQNHMPIIVDLVILGDLDICDEVEVWDWKTGSPFSSFSYEPQAFANALGVGLLFGADKVTTGLAYLSPEGVKPKSWTRDVFDFAADKAKLRMWAEKAPTAEPVENDKCRYCPVGKAGMCPAKAKAA, from the coding sequence GTGAAGCCGCCATCCGATCCGGAGAACGCTGCGATGCGTCGCGGCAAGTTGGTGCACGCGCTCATCGAGGCCGGAATCAAAGCGGGCGCTTTGCCGTTGGCGCAGTATCCGAAGGCGCGCGAGGAGGCCATGATGGCTGAGCACGGCTTCGAGTGGCAGAAGAACCGCGCGTCTGGCGCCCGCCTCGCGGAGCATGTGATCGGGCTGGATCCGTTCACTGGCGACGCGCGGCCATATGAGCACAAGGACCACGTCCCGCAGAATCACATGCCCATCATTGTGGACTTGGTCATTCTCGGCGACTTGGACATCTGCGACGAGGTGGAAGTGTGGGATTGGAAAACCGGATCGCCATTCTCGTCCTTCAGCTATGAGCCGCAGGCGTTCGCCAATGCGCTCGGCGTCGGCCTGCTCTTCGGAGCCGACAAGGTGACGACCGGGCTGGCCTACCTGTCGCCCGAAGGCGTGAAGCCCAAGAGCTGGACGCGCGACGTATTCGACTTCGCGGCGGACAAGGCGAAGCTGCGCATGTGGGCAGAGAAGGCCCCGACAGCGGAGCCGGTTGAGAACGACAAGTGCCGCTACTGCCCAGTGGGCAAGGCGGGGATGTGCCCAGCGAAGGCCAAGGCAGCATGA
- a CDS encoding transglycosylase SLT domain-containing protein, translating to MLAPERRQAFDVGEAKFHDLNTVAEQKYSLPEGWLAAMEWQESGFNPRAYRIERQRREDGVMVPIVSPDGRPLTGVGLLQITNPGLKGRLTDAALFDPATNIDVGARYVAFLRDKYGDDFPKVSAAYNAGSVRPDAGNPWNMHQYGAHVSSEVSALNYYIERRNEQHQHELVYLADTATAERFDLAGLIDWEGRATRETDPAPAPEDPREADTNPDVALPPRREGEA from the coding sequence ATGCTCGCCCCAGAGCGCCGGCAAGCATTCGACGTGGGCGAGGCCAAGTTTCACGACCTCAACACCGTCGCCGAGCAGAAGTATAGCCTGCCCGAAGGCTGGCTCGCAGCCATGGAGTGGCAGGAAAGCGGGTTCAACCCGCGAGCCTACAGAATCGAGCGTCAACGCAGGGAAGACGGAGTGATGGTCCCCATCGTGTCCCCTGATGGCCGCCCACTCACCGGCGTAGGCCTGCTCCAGATCACGAACCCGGGACTCAAGGGTAGGCTGACCGATGCCGCGCTCTTCGACCCTGCGACGAACATCGACGTGGGAGCGCGCTACGTGGCCTTCTTGCGTGACAAGTACGGCGACGACTTCCCCAAGGTCTCGGCCGCATACAACGCTGGCTCCGTGCGTCCTGATGCAGGCAATCCGTGGAACATGCACCAGTATGGCGCCCACGTGTCCTCGGAAGTGTCAGCGCTCAATTACTACATCGAGCGCAGGAACGAACAGCACCAGCACGAGCTAGTCTACCTGGCCGACACCGCCACAGCAGAACGCTTCGACCTGGCCGGCCTCATCGACTGGGAGGGACGCGCTACTCGCGAGACCGACCCGGCGCCGGCGCCTGAGGACCCGCGGGAGGCTGATACGAATCCTGACGTGGCGCTGCCTCCGCGGAGGGAAGGGGAGGCTTAG